In Flavobacterium piscisymbiosum, the sequence AGTAAAAGATGCTTTTTGTGCTATTCAACTTAAGTTTTTCTTCTTAAAACTTTTGTTTAAAGTGAGTAAAATCAGGTGTTTTAACATTTATTAGTATTTTGTCTGATTTTTTTTGCAGTTTATCGATTTTATTCGTAACATTGATATGCTTAAACAAAATGATAATTTTTTTGTGAGAATAGTAATGTTTTTGGTGGTTAAGCGTGAGATTGTGTAGGTTTTTTATTTGTTTTTAAGTTAAAATTATTTCATATTAAAATAAAATATTTAACAATCGTTTAAACATTTTCTTCTTGTAACCAAAAAAAAAACTTTTTATGCTAAAAAAATTACTTGTTGGTTTATGGATGTTATTATTATGTGCTGCTATTTCTGTTTTATTCTGGCAAAACGAATTCAAATACAGTTTGCCTACACCAGTTCCTAAAAACTACCATGAGATAGCCATGGGAAGTAAAATTGATTTAAAATGCTGTATTACCGACAGCAGACCTATCTTTATTCACTTTTTTAATCCGGATTGTCCTTGTTCACGCTTTAATATTCCTCACGTAAGCGGACTTATTAAACAATACGGAGACCGGATCAATTTTAAAATTGTAGTGCTTAATAAACAAAAGGACTTTACGATAGAAGAAATTCAGAAAAAATTTGATGCCAAGATTCCGGTTTATTTTGATGAAGGTATTGCAAAAAGCTGCGGCGTTTTCTCAACACCTCAGGCCGTACTTTTGGATGGTTCCAGAAATTTATATTACCGCGGAAACTACAACAAAACAAGATATTGTACCAATGCAGATAGTAATTATGCGCAAATGGCAATTGATTCTTTATTAAAACAAACCAAGACCCCTTCGTTTGATGCTTTGGCTCTAAGAGCCTATGGATGTTCGCTACCAAAATGCACTAAATAAATCTATTTCTTAACCTAATTTCTTTAATTTATGAAAACAAAAGCCAGTTTGAATGAACGAGATTATCTGCACAATTTTATGTCGACAATGACACAAAAATCAGATACGATTATCAATTATGTTCTTGCCGTTTATTTCCTTTTAGGGATAGCTTTAGCCTTTAAGTATGACACATTCGAAATAGGAGTGGGAGTTGGTACTCTGAATCTCTTATTGTATTATTCGGCCAAATTTTTAATCAAAAATTCTAATTTTTATCAGTACGTTTTATCAATTGTTTTGGCCATATTTATGGCACAATACATTTACCAGATGCACGGATTGTTCGAGATGCATTTTACGGTTTTTATCGCCAGTACAATTTTAATTATTTATCAAAACTGGAAATTGCAGATTCCGCTTACGCTTTTAGTAGTCTTGCATCATGGCGCTTTGGCATACATGCAAAACTATATTTATACAGATCCAAAAGGATTACAGTTGTATTTCTCGCAGGTAAATTTTGATCTGGAAACCTTTATTATTCATGTCGTTTTAGCCGCAGTTGTATTTTTCATGAACGGGTATTGGGCGTATTATTTTAAAGAACACAGTCAAAATCATATTTCGAAAATTTCTGATGAATATGAATTGGAGAATATCAAATTAGCATCGGCGAAATACAGTTCGATGAGTGCCACTAAAGATTATAATGATTTTATTCACAGAACTACTCTTGATCTAAAGTTGCCAGTAAATTCGGTTTTAAAACTTATAGATGTTTCTAAAGGTCATACTGATAATGATAAACTTTTGAGTTATCTGGAGATGATGAGAGAAAGTGCTAAAAAAATTGATGATTTGGTGAATGACATCCATGTTAAATCGACCAATAGCAGAGGCCAGAGTTAATTTTTTCAATAAAAACTTAATTGTAGCAAATACTTTACAGGCCTCAATTTATACGCAAAATGCAATTGTATATTAATTTAAAATACAAAAATTATGGATACCAGATTTAATCGCCCGACTCCATCAGACAGAGAAGTTGACTGGAATAAAACTAAAGTATTATTAAGTAAAACAGACACAAAAGGAACTATTTTATATGCTAATGAAAATTTTATTGATGTATCAGGATATGACGAACACGAGCTAATTGGTCAGCCTCATAATGTGGTACGTCATCCTGATATGCCAAAAGTAATTTTCAAATTTTTATGGGACAGCATCAAATCCAGCGAAAACATTCATGTTATTATAAAAAACATGTCTAAAACCGGAAGGTATTATTGGGTTGTTACCGATTTTAAAATTATCGCAGATGGCGATGGAGAAATTGCAGGTTTTTTTGGAACCAGAAAATCTGTCCCCGATAACGTCATCGTTAAATTTATAGAACCTTTATATAAAAAACTCCTTCATATCGAAGAAGTAAGCGGTCTTGGCGCATCAGAAGATTATTTAATTGGCTTTCTGGAAGAACGAAAAAAGACTTATATGGAATATGTTGACCATCTTATTGCTACCGGAAAAGATGATAAAAATAAAATAAGCAAAGGACTCTTTAGCGGTTTATTCGAGAAGAAAACGCCTCCTAAAAAGTAGAGAATGTAAAAAAGATATGCTTCATTGTGTGAACTAAATTTTAATCTTAAAATTTGTCCCCCAACAAATCTAAATCACCTGGAAAAAGTTATTAAATTTTTAGATGTAATGCAGTGAAGTGTTTTTTTAAGGTTCTAAGATTCTAAGTTACTAAGGTGCTAAGATATTTAAGAAACTCCAATTTTTTATCCCGAAGCCTTGGAAGCAAATTCCAGACGTTTGCTTTTTTTTAACTAAGTACCTTAGTACCTTAGTCCTTTTATTCCTTTGTCCCTCTGCCACTTTGAACCTTTAAAAAAAAAACTCAGAACCTTAGCACCAGAATCTCAGTCCCTTTCCTAACTAATATAATTCCAAATATTCTTCTTTTTAGTCAGCTCTATAAAAACGGCTTTCAAAACGGCATGTTCCGGTTTTTGTAAAGGACCGTCTTCTTTTAGGATTTTCATGGCGTAGTTTCTGGCTAAGCCTAAAATATCTCTGTCACGCACAATATCAGCAATTTGAAGGTTTAAAACACCGCTTTGCTGCGTTCCCATTAAATCTCCCGGGCCGCGTAGTTTAAGATCTACTTCAGCAATTTCGAAACCATCATTGGTTTGTACCATGGTTTGCATTCGGGTTTTACTATCGTCACTTAACTTATGGCTTGTCATCAGGATACAATAACTTTGTTCGGCACCACGACCTACGCGGCCACGTAATTGGTGCAATTGCGACAATCCAAAACGTTCGGCACTTTCGATAATCATCACACTCGCGTTAGGTACATTTACACCAACTTCAATTACGGTTGTTGCGACCATAATATTGGTTTTGCCTTCAGAGAAACGTTTCATTTCGGCATCTTTATCAGCCGGTTTCATTTTTCCGTGTAAGATAGAAATCGAAAATTGCGGCAATGGGAAATCACGTGATATACTTTCGTAACCATCCATTAAATCCTTGTAATCCATTTTTTCGGATTCCTGAATTAGCGGGTAAACAATATAAATTTGTCTTCCCAACGCGATTTCATCTCTTAGGAATTTCCATACTTTCAGTCGGTTACTATCAAAACGATGTACAG encodes:
- a CDS encoding AhpC/TSA family protein: MLKKLLVGLWMLLLCAAISVLFWQNEFKYSLPTPVPKNYHEIAMGSKIDLKCCITDSRPIFIHFFNPDCPCSRFNIPHVSGLIKQYGDRINFKIVVLNKQKDFTIEEIQKKFDAKIPVYFDEGIAKSCGVFSTPQAVLLDGSRNLYYRGNYNKTRYCTNADSNYAQMAIDSLLKQTKTPSFDALALRAYGCSLPKCTK
- a CDS encoding PAS domain-containing protein: MDTRFNRPTPSDREVDWNKTKVLLSKTDTKGTILYANENFIDVSGYDEHELIGQPHNVVRHPDMPKVIFKFLWDSIKSSENIHVIIKNMSKTGRYYWVVTDFKIIADGDGEIAGFFGTRKSVPDNVIVKFIEPLYKKLLHIEEVSGLGASEDYLIGFLEERKKTYMEYVDHLIATGKDDKNKISKGLFSGLFEKKTPPKK